The genomic segment tattttttttatgagataattCTTGTCTCATAACCTGAATTATCGAGTTATGTTTTTCAGGCTGCTGATAATGGTGGGATTCAAACGGACTCTTTCTCTGTGCGACGTACCCTCAATTCTAAATGCAGGTTAGTTGGCTGCTGTTTCAAATTTAATGTCTTTATGCAAGCTGCTCTTAGCTATGGATAATGATTAGAATTTGTGGGATTTgattgaattggaaaaaaaaaaaactaatatggtTGAATTTAATCGGGCAGTtcatcaaaaaaggaaaaaccaaaTCTAGTGATGGAAGATGATTTGGAGCATTTGTGCAAGCTTGTTGAAGTGAAAGATGGAGGTCCTGCTTGGATTCAAATAATGGATCGTTCTACACCGACCATGAACTATCAAGCTTGGCGTAGAGATCGATCCTGAGGTAGGTTTCCTCTTCTCAAattggtgttgatttgtgtaATATGTGTAATTGGACTTGTTAATGCAGTCTTGGAAATGAAGTTTTAGTTACCGATGCCAGTTCTTGCTTTATAATGCTGCTCTTTGGTAGACATGTGCAACCCTTGTGATTGACATATTGGATTATGTTTTAATGGATTTTCTAGACTGGCCCTCCACAATATCGTACCAGAACTGTTTTTGAGGATGCAACTCCTGAAATGGTGAGGGACTTCTTTTGGGATGATGAATTTCGAGCCAAGTGGGATGACATGCTTGTACATGCTGAAACCTTGGAGGAGTGCCCTATCAGAGGAACCATGGTGGTCCAGTGGGTGCGCAAGGTGGGAAGAGCGTCCCCTTCATCACTTGTTTCTATGAAATGTTTTGTTTGGGGTGgtttttttactgaaatttttttttttgggttcagTTTCCCTTCTTTTGTAGTGACAGAGAATACATCATAGGCCATCGAATTTGGGAGTCAGGTCGATTGTACTACTGTGTTACAAAGGTATGAGTAAGATTGGGCGAATGAGTTGTATattctatttttccttttattgtaCTTGTAGAGAGACAACTTGATTATATACATCTGCTGAGCAATGTATATCATGAAACAAGGGGATTATGAGTTCCATTCAGGGGAGATCTTATGATGTTGAATTATCAGTCTTATGTAGAATTACTCGGATGTCATATGAACATCAAACTTGATTACCTAGTCTTAGAAGTATGATATTCACGATACTCTTCGTTTTGAATTGTAAAAGACATGCCTGGAGCAGCAATAGTTGTTTGTTAAATGAAGGGCAAGTTTCTAGTTTTTACCCTGTGAGTTAATTGCTGAAGGCACCAGTGAACCTCATCCCACTGTAATGGAAGACAAACCTGGTTGTGTCTGCTCAAGTTGTGAGCACAAATTAACTGTCCTCTTGTTGCTAGTCTTACTTTCTGTGTGGGGTATTCATGTTTCCATTGGGATGAAAGTGTAATTAGTATTTGATCATATTAGACAGGTACCTCTCCTAGAAACTTATTAGCATGTCTCTTATGTTCTAGGGAGTTCCTTGCACCTCTGTGCCAAGGCGTAACAAACCAAGGCGTGTTGATCTGTACTATTCAAGCTGGTGCATTCGTGCAGGTAACTTATACTCTCAGTTTTCTAAGTTACACACTTGTACATTTCTCTTAATAAGAGTTGCCTAGCATGTTCCTTGTGTGATTGAGATGTCTATCTGTTGGAATGAACTAGTTGAATCAAAGAGAGGGGATGGTGAGCTGACTGCCTGTGAGGTGATGCTGTTCCACCATGAGGACATGGGTATTCCTTGGGAAATTGCAAAGCTTGGAGTTCGGCAAGGTATGTGGGGAGCTGTAAAGAAGTTGGAGCCTGGTTTACGTGCATATCAGAAACATAGAGCATCTGCCGCACCACTTTCACGAAGTGCTTTCATGGCTCAGATCAACACCAAAGTGAGTGCAGACTACCTGAGATCTTTGGAGACCAGCATTAGTGATTCATCAGAGATTGAAATTCGAGAAACATCTGAGAAACCTGTTGGGCATAATGTGCCTAAGTTTTTAGTCATTGGTGGGGCTGTTGCTCTTGCTTGTACTCTTGAGCGGGGGTTCTTAACGAAGGCTCTTATATTTGGAGTGGCTAGAAAGTTTGCAATTAGAAGGAGGTCATGATaccggatttttttttctatcttcattCTGAAGGCACTGGACGAAGTTGACTGCTCATGCAGTGAAGTGAGAAATAGTCCATTGTTGATCTCCATGCCCCTTTTAGAAGGAATAGaggcttccattttttttttccgcaGTTGAGCTAAGCGCAGCTTCGCTTCAGGACAGAAAAGGCAAAAAGTTCTTGTAATTTTTGTATTCACAAAATTTAGCAAATTGATGTCATCAAATGATACAAGCTGCAGAAATAACAGGAGTTCAATGTTCTTTTCTTGTTCATTTAAAATGccttaattcatttttttttttttgtcttttgcttGATAATTTAGGGCACTGAAGACCCCACTTGGGAAATTGAGAGTGAAATTTTAGCTGAGCTGATAATCCATTCAAGTAGCCACCTTCTGCTAATAGAACTTAGTTAAAGCAGAAGTTTTGCTAATAACCAGGCCGAAGACGACCTCCTGCATGTCTACTCGTTAACTTTCCAGAGATTATTATAGTTGTTATTGCATGATGGAAGCTGGAGAAGTCTTTCTTCTTGACGGATTGGGATATTTCTCCCCTTCTCCCAGAACTCAACATATATGGAGGTTCTTGGCAAGTCTTACGAGTGAAACAGTCAAGGCAGAACAGAAGGCAATTTTCTGAAAAACACTAGTCAACAAAAACCTGCCTCAGCTGCCTTGACATTTTTAGTGCTCGACCAAAATGAGTTCTCACCCATCCGTCTCATTTTTGAAGAAACAGACATTTTGAACAATACCCTTTCGTTTAAAGACAACATAGTGAATGGCTATCCTACTTGTTCGAGATTCTCTCATCAGAATTGATTTAAGCCTTGGAGAGAAAAGGGTGGTTGTGGATCCATATTATATACTATATAGCATATAGGTCATTTATAGTCAGATCACCTTTTGATAGTTCAAAGGATTCCTGGGTGAAAAGTAACAGGCAAGAGTTCTGTCATTCTATGGTATCATTCCTCATCAAAGAATCTGTCATGTCTGAACTAGAATTTGGGATGTCAAGCATTCAAAAGGGTCTTCTGCACTGCCCATGTTGTTCTTCTTGCCCCATATGATACGATCATTTTTCACTCAGAAGGTGGAGAACTGAACCTTTTGAATTAATGGTAAACAAATATATTCTCATTGGGTCAACAATGCTACAATATCTATCTCTGTTAGATTAGTTGAGGCAAGATTTGCTCACGCATTTCCTTCCATTCCACGAGTTTGACATTTTCCTtcccataaaaaagaaaaaaagttgatttcCCAGTTCCTCACGATGCAAACTTTGTACTAAGCATACTTTCCACAAGGTGATGGATACCAAATCCAGTTGTGAGAGACAGCAGAACTCCTCAAATCCAGCCGTATTTGATGATTATTTTAAGCATGTTTATCGACACCCGCAACCACTGGGGCAAGATTGCCTTTTCCCGCGCCTTGGTCTCACTTCCATGCAAGGACCTCGTTCTTTACTTTTCAAACTTGACCATGGAGGGCATGTGCAAGAGAATTGCATCTAGGTAGGATTAACTTTGCAAGCACgaaattgtatttatataatagttattaaactcagctTTGCTGTACATGTTGATCTAAAAAACTTGAGATTTAGAATCTGATTTGAGATAAAGACATTAATGGTTAATTTAATGGTTAACTCTTGACTTGGTTGAGATGGCCAAATTcaaccaagttaaattttttcaaaaagaataaaaggatattattttatagaaaatcatTGACCCAACAATTCATGGATTGACAATGCCTACATCTTCTTTCCAAGTTAGAACTCTGACACAACTATAATTcaaataatgttaattttacccagagattttttgaaaaacactttcttagAATTTGAACCACTGGTTTTATGGGATCCATTATACTTGATGCATGCAAAAGGAAATTTCGAGAAGAGTATTCAGCAAGATTAGTGTTATTTATTACTGTTGTAGTTGAGTTGGATTGGCATTAAAACCCATCTTTATTTCAGATTGAAAACAATGTTCAGAACTTGGAACATGAGATTGTCAAAACAGAAGATCGAGAAGGAGTGGGGCACAATTCTGTAATTCTCAGGCAACAGCTGGGATGAGCGGTTCCTTGGGTAGAAAGCATCCAAAAGCAGCCAAGAGGTGAAGCTAGGCATGAGCTCATTCCTTAATTTTGGATCCCCACATGTAGTACCTTCCATGGGGGCCAATTCCAAAGCCCATAGGATCTAGAAAAAGCTACTTATAGATTGAAGTGGCCCTCCATTGGCAAATTCCACTAATTGCACTTGCAAGCAACTAGGAAAAAGCAAAATTCACTCAATGGAGTGATGGAAGAGGCACGCATGAGGAAGAATTTGCGTACAAAACAAGTTCATTGGACTAAAACAGTTTTAATTGAATGGAGCATTGAATCCTCctcctctcctcaaatttttatatagttGCTGCGCTCAATCAAGATAGAGAGATTTATGAGGTCTCATAGACATAATCCATGTAGTAAACTCTCCTGTGAAGGAGGAGGAAACAAATTGTGTCGGTGGTGAAGGCAAAGCTAGAGCTAGCGTTGTTTAAAGCTAatgcaaaaaacaattatatggGCTAACTATTCACCAGACATCTAAAGACTAGAGGCTAActgttagggctctaggcgcggggacgcgccaacgaaggcacactgcctagaattcggcagcgatggacagcggcagccttgcataggcagaaatgaattcggcaagcagcgtgcaatgatctatgcgagtctttgagctacgacttggcatggatgtgggggcttagatactggaccttctaagtcagcagctgacgcagcagaacaggcagttgggactgccaagtagacagccaggaaatgggggaagtggcagcttcatgggaggcaaaacgtgggagcataactggggtgttctccatgccactaagtcctggaaacatgggatcatgggtaagaggtagtgctccactatgtcctgaaaacatgggatcatgggatggaggaagtgctccactaggtcccgaaaatgggggataatgggggggagcctgcagctcatgtatgtctataaataggcttgccaagcctctgttgtggagcttgcgattttgtgcatagcacacacactcttgttgtgtattcctttgttgatgagataaataaaggttgagagggattcttgtaatcttgttgtgcttgcttgtgttggtttccttgtttgcgacgaagctattgtgagaacctctttgggtgagcgaaacacatagtcgtagggaaacacgagcgaaaagagtgaggcaaggctgagtctagtcgggactagactgccgcattgggttgaatttcgttgcgaaaaatttaaccccgtgacaattggtatcagagcacggtTGATTCTAACAACGTGCAGCAGAAGTCATGGAAGCTATTCGGGAACGGTTGACGCGTCTTGAGACTTTGATAGGGTTggatgaagaagacgaagaacgtTCTATTATGGATCGCTTGAAGGAAGCTATGGAAAGCGCTGAAAGGGCTGAGAGCCTGTATATTTCTCTTGCGGCAGAATCGAGTGAACGATTGGCTGCTGCCGAAGAGACGATTGCCATTCTAAAGAGGGCTGTGACAAACGCTCCTATTGGGGTAAGTAATTTGAAACCTAAAGTGCCTGAACCAAAGTGTTTTGGTGGAGCAAGAAGTTCCAAAGAGCTGGAGAATTTCTTGTGGGATATGGAGCAATACTTTAGTGTTGCGAAGATTGGCGCGGCTGAACAAGTGGATCTTACCGTGATGtatctcacgggtgatgcgaagCTTTGGTGGCGAACGAGAACCAAAGAGGACTTAAGTGCTGGACGTCCAAAGATTGAGACGTGGGATTGTCTCAAGCAAGAGCTGAAAGAGCAGTTCCTTCCGAACAACACGTCGTGGATTGCGCGGGAGGAACTTAAAAGACTCAAACATGACAGGTCAGTTCGTGATTATGTTAAGTCTTTCAGTTCTTTGATTCTCGACATCGAGAATATGTCCGAGGAGGACAGGCTATTCAACTTCATGTCCGGATTGCAAACTTGGGCGCAAGCGGAACTAAGGCGACAGAATGTAAAGGATCTGTCCTCCGCTATTGCTGCTGCGGacagtttgattgattttaaatcaactacTAGAGAGGGCTATACATCAACCTCCTTCAAGTATAAGGGAAGAAACAAGGAGGAAAGAACGAGGAAGAAGTTCGGTGGGGGTGCATCGAGGGCTACTGCCGCGGAGAAGGGCAAGGCCAAGTTTATGGGTGCCCAAGGTAAGAGTACTAAACCGAATTTTACTTGCTTCATTTGTGATGGTCCTCACTTTGCGAGGGAATGTCCAAAGAGGGAGAAGTTGAATGCTATTCGGGCTGGGGATAGCGATGAGGGGGAAGGGGTAGTTACGCACGTCAATCCTATGCGTGTGATAAACTGCCTGGTAGCTAAATCAGGGGATGGGGCTGCCGAAACCCGCCCTGTCGATAAAGACTTGGCGAGAATTGATGCACTGCGAAAAGGGAAGTCAGGGGCTAC from the Populus nigra chromosome 9, ddPopNigr1.1, whole genome shotgun sequence genome contains:
- the LOC133703278 gene encoding LOW QUALITY PROTEIN: uncharacterized protein LOC133703278 (The sequence of the model RefSeq protein was modified relative to this genomic sequence to represent the inferred CDS: deleted 1 base in 1 codon), producing the protein LSSYVFQAADNGGIQTDSFSVRRTLNSKCSSSKKEKPNLVMEDDLEHLCKLVEVKDGGPAWIQIMDRSTPTMNYQAWRRIDPETGPPQYRTRTVFEDATPEMVRDFFWDDEFRAKWDDMLVHAETLEECPIRGTMVVQWVRKFPFFCSDREYIIGHRIWESGRLYYCVTKGVPCTSVPRRNKPRRVDLYYSSWCIRAVESKRGDGELTACEVMLFHHEDMGIPWEIAKLGVRQGMWGAVKKLEPGLRAYQKHRASAAPLSRSAFMAQINTKVSADYLRSLETSISDSSEIEIRETSEKPVGHNVPKFLVIGGAVALACTLERGFLTKALIFGVARKFAIRRRS